The uncultured Dysgonomonas sp. genome contains the following window.
CAGATATTTTCAGCAGAACGGATTTACTATACAGAAAAGGGCACAGGTATTAGGCATAATCACAAAATCCAGTAAAGCTCTCTGTTGCGCAGGTACACATGGAAAGACTACGACTTCCAGTATGCTGGCACACATTCTTAAGCAGTCGCATCTCGATTGTAATGCCTTTCTGGGCGGTATATTGAAAAATTATGGCAGTAACCTGATGCTTTCCGATAAAAGCGAATTTACGGTGGTGGAAGCGGATGAGTACGACCGTTCTTTCCACTGGCTTCATCCTTATATGGCGCTGGTAACTTCTGTCGATCCCGACCATCTGGATATATATGGTACAGAGGAGGATTATCTGAAAAGCTTTGAGAAGTTTACAAGCCTTATCCAGCCCGGAGGGGCATTGGTGATGAAGCACAATATAAAACTTTCGCCAAAAACAGGAAAAGATGTGCGGGTATATACTTATTCGATGGATAAAGGAGATTTTCATGCACAGAATATAAAAATAGGAAATGGCGAGATCCGGTTCGATTTTGTAACACCGAAGGAAACAATTGACAACATACAGCTCGGTGTACCCGTAAAAATAAATATAGAAAACGGCATTGGTTCCATGGCTCTGGCATGGCTTAACGGAGCCACTGCCAACGAACTACGGCATGGTATGGCCACCTTTATGGGAGCAAAGCGTCGTTTCGATTTTTTGCTGAAAACAGATAAGATAGTGATGATAGACGATTACGCGCACCATCCGGAAGAACTGGCCGCTAGTATAACATCTGTCAAGGAATTATATCCCGACCGTAAGCTGACTGGTATTTTTCAGCCGCATCTGTATACGCGGACGCGAGATTTTGCCTCTGAATTTGCAAAGAGTCTGTCTTTATTGGACGAGCTAGTCCTGCTGGATATTTATCCGGCAAGGGAAAAGCCGATAGAAGGAGTGACTTCGAAGATTATTTTCGATAAAGTCACATGTCCTAAAACATTGTGCAGCAAAGAGGAATTATTACCTTTATTGGAAAATAAGAATGATATAGAAGTTCTGCTCACTGTAGGGGCAGGAGACATCGACCAGCTATTAGGTCCTATAAAGGATATATTGGAACAAAAAATATAATGGTGAAAAGAAGAATCAATAGCTTTTCGCTTTCGGTCGAGGCTGTTGTATTCTATTGATTAATTGCCCCCACTTTTAAGTGGAGGGTATGTAGGAATAGATAAAAATGGCTTTAGCCAAAACTGAGATTAAAATGTCTTATCTTAAAGTATATATTCATTGTG
Protein-coding sequences here:
- the murC gene encoding UDP-N-acetylmuramate--L-alanine ligase — encoded protein: MNNIQSIYFIGIGGIGMSNLARYFMSKGKKVAGYDRTETSLTKDLVTEGAEIHYTDDVKLIPGYCKDKGSTLVVYTPAVPAENEEVRYFQQNGFTIQKRAQVLGIITKSSKALCCAGTHGKTTTSSMLAHILKQSHLDCNAFLGGILKNYGSNLMLSDKSEFTVVEADEYDRSFHWLHPYMALVTSVDPDHLDIYGTEEDYLKSFEKFTSLIQPGGALVMKHNIKLSPKTGKDVRVYTYSMDKGDFHAQNIKIGNGEIRFDFVTPKETIDNIQLGVPVKINIENGIGSMALAWLNGATANELRHGMATFMGAKRRFDFLLKTDKIVMIDDYAHHPEELAASITSVKELYPDRKLTGIFQPHLYTRTRDFASEFAKSLSLLDELVLLDIYPAREKPIEGVTSKIIFDKVTCPKTLCSKEELLPLLENKNDIEVLLTVGAGDIDQLLGPIKDILEQKI